The stretch of DNA GTCGTGGTGGACATCGCCAACCCCTTCACGGAGGACTTCGAGGACTTTTTCCTGCCGTACGACACGTCGGCGGCCGAGGAGCTTCAAAAGCTGTTGCCGGGCTCCGTCGTGGTGGGCGCCTTCAAGAACACCTTCGTGGCGGTGTTCGACACGCCGCAGTTCGAGGAGGGCGCGTCGGACGTGCTCGTCACGTGCGACGACGTGCACGCCCGAACGCTGGTGTCGGCCTTGCTCGCGCCACTTCCGTTTCGCGTGCTAGACGCGGGGTTGCTGCGAAACAACCGGGTGATCGAACGAATGACGTTGCTGTCGCGCGAAGTCGGTCGACGGCACGGATTCACCCGTCGGCTGTCGTACCGGCTGCTCGGCGCCTCCCGAAGCGACCGATGACGCGAACGAGGCGGCGCGGCCGTACCTTTGGACTCGTCGTCATGGTTCCAACCTCGTCGAGGCGTTGCACGGACGGCGAGGACGCTGGCACGTCGAAGGGCACGGGCGGGCGCGCCGACGCGCCCGCGGTGCGTGCCCGAAGCGACCGCCCACGAGTGATTTCGATCGTTCCAGTACGACAAGGGCCGCTCGAAGGACGTCGAGTCGAGGGGAACGGTCACGCGCGTCCAACCGACGAGTTTCTTCGGGCAAGCCCAGGTACACTCGCGCGACTTACGTGCTACGTGTGACCGCCCGTGCGATTCGACAAAGATGGCGTACTTGGATTGAAAGAACGAGTGGCGCATCGAGGACTACGAGTAAGCGCGATTCGCCGCGCGCTCCTCGACGGTCCGTGAATTCGCCTTGGATTCTCCCTGGGATCGAAGAGCGCGCGGGTCGTGGTTTCACAGCTCGGGGAGGGTTTCGAGTTCCGACCAGAAGCGCACGCAAGCCTCCTCGTACAGCAGGCCCATGCGCAGCGTGTGGGCCTGCAAAGCTTCCGCGCCCTTCAGGGAGGCCGCCAAGTGCTGGTACTCGATGAGACGCGCGGCGTGCAGTTCGCGCTGTTCGGCGGCGAGGGCGCGGGTGAGTTCCGGCGGTCCCTGCCGAGCGAAGAACAGTCGCAGCAAGCCCGGATCGCGCAGTTCGCCCGAACCGGCGGGCGTGGCGAGCCAGGCGCGCAGAGCGTCGCGGCCGGTGGCCGTGAGGTGATAGACGCGCCGCCGCCGCCCGCCTTCCTCCTGTTGCTCTTCGAGCAGGCCGAGGGTGGCGAGGCGTTGTGGTTCGGCGTAGAGCTGGGAGCGCGGAAAGCTCCAGAAGTACCCGACCGAGGTGTCCACGTAGCGCTTCATGTCGTACGAGGTGGCGGGGCCGTGTTCGGCGAGCATGCCGAGGACGATGTACGAGATGGCGGTGAGCGTGGGGGGACTTGCGGTCGTCATGGTCATCAGTGTACTCTTTTCTAGACGGTCCATTATAGACCATCTGAATAGGACTAGGAGGAACGCCATGAACCAACCTGCCGCTCCCCGCCCCGAAACCGCCCGCATGACCGCCGAGCTCGACGGCGACTTCGTGGTGTTCCTGATCGGCATGCAAATCAACCGGCCCTGGCGCGTTCAGGCCTGGCTGCCGGTCCTCCTCGCGATGCCGCGCATGCTTCGAGAACTTCAAGAGCAGCCTCAGCTCGGCTGCCTCGCCAGCTGGAATACCGGCTTCACGGTCGTGCAGTATTGGCGCAGTACCGAACACCTGATGGCGTACGCGCGCGCCCGTGACCACCAGCATCTTCCCGCCTGGCAAGCGTTCAACCGGCGCGCTCGGCGGGCGGCGGGCGACGTCGGCATCTGGCACGAGACGTTCCGAGTTCAAGCGGGCGCCTACGAGACGGTCTACGTCGGAACCGGCCCGCGCGGGCTGGGCAGAGCGGGCAACCTGCACCCCGCGACGCACGGACGCGCGACCGCCGAGGGACGCCTTCGTGGAGCGCCAACGTCATAACGCCTCGGCGTTCGCGTACGCCCGACGCGAAGTCGCGGCTTCCGACTCCGAACGTGGAACGAGAGAACTGCCGTGACTTCACGCTTTCCCAGAACGTAGAGTTCGCATCGTCTCGGATTCGGACCGTCGCCCGTGGCGGCGCTTCAGTCATCACTCATGGCGGCTCGAACGGGGCATAGAGCGTCCCGTTCGAGCCGCCCCGATGAATTCGGGAGCTTCGGAGCGAGCTTTGGAAATGCGAAATCGCTCTAGGCGCCAGGCAAACGAGCCTTGGCGTCCCTCGCGGCTCGTGGCTCTCAACGCTCGTCCAGAGCCAAGCGTAGATACCCGAGTAGGGCCAGTCGCACCTGAGCGCGAATATGCGGATCGGAAGCGCCGCCGGGGTCGATGGTGTACAAGGCGTCGGCCAGGTGAAGGGTCATCTGCGCCATCAAGCGATTTCGAACGGGGTC from Deinococcus yavapaiensis KR-236 encodes:
- a CDS encoding DUF4188 domain-containing protein; amino-acid sequence: MNQPAAPRPETARMTAELDGDFVVFLIGMQINRPWRVQAWLPVLLAMPRMLRELQEQPQLGCLASWNTGFTVVQYWRSTEHLMAYARARDHQHLPAWQAFNRRARRAAGDVGIWHETFRVQAGAYETVYVGTGPRGLGRAGNLHPATHGRATAEGRLRGAPTS
- a CDS encoding PadR family transcriptional regulator; protein product: MTTASPPTLTAISYIVLGMLAEHGPATSYDMKRYVDTSVGYFWSFPRSQLYAEPQRLATLGLLEEQQEEGGRRRRVYHLTATGRDALRAWLATPAGSGELRDPGLLRLFFARQGPPELTRALAAEQRELHAARLIEYQHLAASLKGAEALQAHTLRMGLLYEEACVRFWSELETLPEL
- a CDS encoding NADPH-dependent F420 reductase; the encoded protein is MNVTVVGTGDMGRALVRALAPHHRVRWTGRSVDVTEGRLEELGLRGRVEAAELASALDADVVVLALWHRHAREFAREYAEVLAGKVVVDIANPFTEDFEDFFLPYDTSAAEELQKLLPGSVVVGAFKNTFVAVFDTPQFEEGASDVLVTCDDVHARTLVSALLAPLPFRVLDAGLLRNNRVIERMTLLSREVGRRHGFTRRLSYRLLGASRSDR